In a single window of the Leptolyngbyaceae cyanobacterium genome:
- a CDS encoding methyltransferase domain-containing protein — MNQEEYLKKLYSNRFDYRQRKVKYSLWKVLIENFLQEYISLDSVVLDIGGGYCEFINQVKAKEKYLIDLNPDSKLFAAHNVKIFNVDILNVKDREVMKTEYDIIFVSNFFEHLNSKEELVSLLLFCFNHLNPGGSLLVIQPNYKYSYKEYYDFIDHQLPVTHLSLKEVLEAIGFKINILIPKFLPFSTQGRPTSPKLLKLYLKLPLLWLFFGGQMFVKASKPF, encoded by the coding sequence ATGAACCAAGAAGAATACCTAAAAAAATTATACTCAAATCGTTTTGACTACAGGCAGCGAAAAGTTAAATATTCCTTATGGAAAGTATTAATTGAAAATTTCTTGCAAGAGTATATAAGCCTTGATTCGGTTGTTTTAGATATCGGAGGAGGATATTGTGAATTTATTAATCAAGTCAAAGCAAAAGAAAAATATTTAATCGATCTAAATCCAGACTCTAAACTCTTCGCAGCGCATAATGTCAAAATATTCAATGTAGACATTCTTAACGTCAAAGATAGAGAAGTAATGAAAACAGAATATGATATCATATTTGTTTCAAACTTTTTTGAGCATTTAAATAGTAAAGAAGAACTGGTAAGTTTGTTATTATTTTGCTTCAATCATCTTAATCCAGGAGGCTCTTTATTGGTAATTCAGCCAAATTATAAGTATTCTTATAAAGAGTACTACGATTTTATCGATCATCAATTACCAGTAACTCATCTTTCTCTAAAGGAAGTGTTAGAAGCAATTGGTTTTAAAATTAACATTTTAATTCCCAAGTTTTTACCTTTTTCTACTCAAGGTAGACCGACTTCACCAAAGCTTTTAAAATTGTATTTAAAATTACCATTGCTTTGGCTCTTTTTTGGCGGACAGATGTTTGTAAAAGCATCAAAACCTTTCTAG
- a CDS encoding NAD-dependent epimerase/dehydratase family protein — MSRKVLITGGAGFVGSSLGLGLAQRYPDWKITALDNLKRRGSELNLPRLKQAGIEFIHGDVRNREDLDPVAMEPDLILECSAEPSVLAGYASPGYVLETNLVGTINCLELARQTQADFIFLSTSRVYPIAHLNALKFAETETRFQLLDEQILPGVSSQGISEEFPLDGVRSLYGSTKLASELLIAEYGDTYGMRTLINRCGVLTGPWQMGKVDQGVFALWMSAHYFQKLLKYIGYGGNGKQVRDFLHIADLLDLIDIQIYKLEQLKGKTFNVGGGLVNTLSLYETTQICQKITGHSIPITSVLENRPGDVPIFITDARKIMLDTGWEPKVNAEKTLADIYNWIHQFKDKLSIIF, encoded by the coding sequence GTGAGCAGAAAAGTTTTAATTACAGGAGGGGCAGGTTTTGTAGGTAGCTCTTTGGGATTAGGGTTAGCGCAGCGCTATCCTGACTGGAAAATAACTGCTTTAGATAATTTGAAACGACGGGGTTCAGAGTTAAATTTGCCAAGACTAAAACAGGCAGGGATTGAGTTTATTCATGGTGATGTAAGAAATAGAGAAGACCTAGATCCTGTGGCAATGGAACCAGATTTGATTTTAGAATGTTCTGCGGAACCATCGGTCTTAGCTGGGTACGCTTCCCCTGGTTACGTACTAGAAACGAATTTAGTAGGAACTATTAACTGCTTGGAATTGGCACGGCAGACGCAAGCAGATTTTATCTTTTTGTCTACGAGTCGAGTTTATCCGATCGCGCATCTGAATGCTTTGAAGTTTGCAGAAACCGAAACTCGCTTTCAACTCTTAGATGAACAAATCTTACCAGGAGTATCAAGTCAGGGTATTTCCGAGGAATTTCCCTTAGATGGAGTGCGATCGCTCTATGGATCTACTAAATTGGCATCAGAGTTGCTCATCGCCGAATATGGTGATACCTATGGAATGAGAACTTTGATTAATCGCTGTGGTGTACTGACTGGCCCTTGGCAAATGGGTAAGGTCGATCAAGGTGTCTTTGCTTTATGGATGAGTGCTCACTATTTCCAGAAACTACTCAAATATATCGGTTATGGAGGTAATGGTAAGCAGGTCAGAGACTTCCTACATATAGCAGATTTATTAGATTTAATTGATATTCAGATTTATAAGTTAGAGCAACTGAAAGGAAAAACTTTTAATGTAGGGGGAGGTCTAGTAAATACCCTTTCTCTCTATGAAACAACCCAAATTTGCCAAAAAATTACTGGACATAGTATTCCTATTACTTCAGTACTGGAAAACCGCCCCGGCGATGTTCCAATTTTTATTACAGACGCTCGAAAAATTATGCTAGATACTGGGTGGGAACCAAAAGTAAATGCAGAAAAAACTCTGGCTGATATTTATAACTGGATTCATCAATTTAAAGACAAACTTAGTATTATTTTTTAG
- a CDS encoding glycosyltransferase family 2 protein yields the protein MSLYSTEILLSVALVTRNRPESLQRCLKSWRNQTVYPFEIVISDDSDEIHAPRIQELAKQFNCVYTVGPRRGLYANRNHASLTCQGTHILSADDDHTHPEDYVEKILEVVANDPKRVWIFTERNPGQPAKGPLLCPGELHRSGGGCLPKDPLNCAAIADGSSVYPRQIFDRGLRYDETYPFGPMWYLWGKLLVKQGWRISFSDSTFVWHHDESEVRFYDKDLLKMVLEATTYTQFVNSLWIEASLEKLLWASLYLLKRVLVKGSFLCYKVKTVIDIVGAFRVIKNAYLAKRKYKFIQELKLEKS from the coding sequence ATGAGCCTATATTCGACGGAAATTCTTTTAAGTGTAGCCTTGGTAACTCGCAATCGACCAGAAAGCTTACAACGTTGTTTAAAAAGCTGGCGAAATCAAACGGTATACCCTTTTGAAATAGTAATTTCCGATGATTCGGATGAAATACACGCACCAAGAATTCAAGAGTTAGCTAAACAGTTTAACTGTGTTTATACGGTTGGGCCACGACGAGGACTATATGCAAATCGCAATCACGCTAGTTTAACTTGTCAAGGTACTCATATTCTCTCAGCAGATGACGATCACACTCATCCTGAAGATTATGTGGAAAAGATTTTAGAAGTTGTGGCTAACGATCCAAAACGAGTGTGGATTTTTACGGAACGTAATCCAGGTCAGCCTGCTAAGGGTCCACTGCTTTGTCCGGGTGAGTTGCACCGAAGTGGGGGTGGGTGTTTGCCCAAAGACCCTTTAAACTGTGCTGCGATCGCAGATGGTTCATCTGTATATCCTCGTCAAATATTCGATCGAGGCTTGCGCTATGATGAAACTTATCCCTTCGGCCCTATGTGGTATCTTTGGGGAAAACTCTTGGTCAAACAAGGATGGAGAATTTCCTTTTCCGATTCCACGTTCGTTTGGCATCATGACGAAAGTGAAGTAAGATTCTATGATAAAGATTTACTAAAAATGGTTCTAGAAGCAACTACTTACACACAATTTGTCAATTCTCTATGGATAGAAGCTTCTTTAGAAAAACTTTTGTGGGCTTCCCTATATTTACTAAAACGTGTATTAGTAAAGGGGTCATTTCTATGTTATAAAGTCAAAACAGTTATCGATATCGTTGGTGCTTTCAGAGTAATTAAAAACGCTTATTTAGCCAAAAGAAAATATAAATTTATTCAAGAACTGAAGTTAGAAAAAAGTTAA
- a CDS encoding NAD-dependent epimerase/dehydratase family protein: MSIVIVTGSAGLIGSESVRFFGDKGLTVVGIDNNMRESFFGKSASTEWNRDRLLQDYREKYIHHSIDIRDREAIENVFKSYGKDISLIIHTAAQPSHDWAARDPYTDFTVNANGTLVLLESTRQICPDAVFIFCSTNKVYGDSPNYLPLVEKELRWEIEEYHPYNKGIDESMSIDQSKHSLFGASKVAADVLVQEYGRYFSMKTASFRGGCLTGPSHSGAELHGFLSYLMKCTMTGKPYKVYGYKGKQVRDNIHSYDLVNAFYHFYQNPRIAEVYNIGGGRFSNCSMLEAIKECESITDKKLNWVYEESNRIGDHIWWISNIDKFKDHYPEWNLTYKITDILKEIFNQNISRWV; encoded by the coding sequence ATGAGCATTGTTATTGTCACTGGTTCGGCTGGACTGATCGGTTCAGAATCGGTACGCTTCTTTGGCGATAAGGGTTTGACAGTTGTTGGTATAGACAACAATATGCGGGAAAGTTTCTTTGGCAAAAGTGCTTCAACAGAATGGAACCGCGATCGCCTATTGCAAGATTATCGAGAAAAGTATATCCATCATTCAATAGACATTCGCGATCGAGAAGCGATAGAAAACGTTTTTAAAAGCTATGGCAAAGATATTAGCCTAATAATTCACACGGCTGCCCAACCTTCTCACGACTGGGCAGCCCGCGATCCCTATACCGATTTTACAGTCAATGCTAATGGCACTCTCGTGTTACTAGAAAGCACGCGTCAAATTTGCCCGGATGCAGTATTTATTTTCTGTTCAACTAACAAAGTATACGGTGATTCGCCAAATTATTTACCATTGGTTGAAAAAGAGTTGCGCTGGGAAATTGAAGAATACCACCCTTATAACAAGGGTATTGATGAAAGTATGAGTATCGACCAATCCAAACACTCTTTGTTTGGAGCTTCTAAAGTTGCGGCTGATGTGTTGGTTCAAGAATACGGTCGGTATTTTAGTATGAAAACTGCTAGTTTCCGAGGTGGTTGTCTAACCGGGCCAAGTCACTCTGGGGCTGAACTACATGGGTTTCTTTCTTATTTGATGAAATGCACGATGACTGGAAAACCTTATAAAGTTTATGGTTATAAAGGAAAACAGGTTCGCGATAATATTCACAGCTACGATCTAGTTAACGCTTTCTATCATTTTTATCAAAATCCTCGCATAGCAGAGGTATATAATATTGGGGGTGGCAGGTTCAGTAACTGCTCTATGTTAGAAGCAATTAAAGAGTGTGAATCAATAACTGATAAAAAGCTGAATTGGGTATATGAAGAATCAAATCGAATCGGAGATCATATCTGGTGGATAAGCAATATTGACAAGTTTAAAGATCACTACCCAGAATGGAATCTAACCTATAAAATAACAGACATTTTGAAAGAGATATTTAACCAGAATATCAGCCGTTGGGTTTAG
- a CDS encoding glycosyltransferase family 9 protein, translated as MSWKRNIMDWIMSIVSRVLTIHNIFSGSLEQINSIFVLRNNDIGDLLVITPLFEALRRRFPDAYIVAGVGEWNIEVLKLNPYISEVIPVNAPWNNKVISNQSIWNAINYIIFSSESQELAKRHFDVGIDVLGSYFGSLLMIRANIPYRLGVRGYAGGHSATEKYVEFDEWKQVGCAALSFAELLGATELPECRPQIYLSQSELEAGEGRWSPRWKGSNSYSKRIVIGPGGGFAQKCWPSENYIDLVKMLREIGTLEVIIVGGKQDREVGQQLAATSYCVRNLAGDLTLRETFALVAAADGVVCNSSMLMHAAAAFSIPTVVLLGECFNSTKQHTAQWGYERTCHIFGKEGERQEIYQPDEVMPIICKLLNIERGGN; from the coding sequence ATGTCATGGAAACGAAATATAATGGATTGGATAATGTCGATAGTAAGTCGAGTACTTACTATTCATAACATTTTTTCAGGTTCTTTAGAGCAAATAAACTCAATATTTGTTTTGCGGAATAATGATATTGGCGATTTGTTAGTAATAACTCCACTTTTTGAAGCATTAAGAAGGCGATTTCCCGATGCTTATATCGTGGCTGGTGTAGGTGAATGGAACATAGAAGTTCTTAAGCTAAATCCTTATATTTCAGAAGTCATACCAGTCAACGCTCCCTGGAACAATAAAGTTATTTCAAATCAAAGCATATGGAATGCAATCAACTATATAATTTTTTCATCAGAAAGCCAAGAATTGGCCAAGCGTCATTTTGATGTGGGTATTGATGTTTTGGGAAGCTATTTTGGCTCGCTGTTGATGATCCGTGCGAACATCCCATACCGCTTAGGAGTTCGAGGATATGCAGGGGGGCATTCGGCAACGGAAAAATATGTTGAGTTTGATGAATGGAAACAGGTTGGTTGTGCCGCTTTGAGTTTTGCAGAACTGTTAGGGGCGACTGAATTGCCAGAATGCAGACCACAGATTTACTTAAGTCAAAGTGAGCTAGAAGCAGGTGAAGGTCGGTGGTCTCCCCGCTGGAAGGGATCGAATTCGTACTCGAAGCGCATCGTTATCGGTCCAGGAGGAGGTTTTGCCCAGAAGTGCTGGCCTTCGGAAAATTACATAGATTTAGTGAAAATGCTGAGAGAAATTGGCACTCTGGAAGTTATTATCGTCGGAGGAAAGCAAGATCGTGAGGTGGGCCAACAGTTGGCAGCAACTTCATATTGTGTACGAAATTTAGCTGGAGATCTGACACTACGAGAGACCTTTGCTCTAGTAGCCGCAGCTGACGGTGTGGTTTGTAACTCCAGTATGTTGATGCACGCTGCTGCTGCCTTCTCTATACCCACAGTTGTTTTGCTAGGAGAATGTTTTAATTCAACTAAACAACACACAGCACAGTGGGGTTATGAAAGAACGTGCCACATATTTGGGAAAGAGGGGGAAAGACAAGAAATTTATCAGCCCGATGAAGTAATGCCAATAATTTGTAAGTTATTAAACATTGAAAGAGGTGGAAATTAG
- a CDS encoding glycosyltransferase, with amino-acid sequence MSELTNKKNIKVLSLNHYILGHATYQNILERTFREHIPEVEFNSLHLTDYFKEDFLGRLVYWLLSKRLPGLGKKDYDFSRWRTELADSFFGRRCLEKALKNYQPDVIHIHTQSIAYLVGSIFKNYPTVISIDYTSALLAKERGFPANITYKPIINMEKKCFQKASHIIACSERSLSSVINDYRISPNKVTNIHYGVPLNLFNEDNKKKDFNPKKIKLLFVGNDFQRKGGEDLIAVFQKYFTHVCELDIVSNASLNLPSMSNLRIHKGVFPLSLEMLQLYKAADIFIMPTHEDVYGMVFIEAMAAGLPCIGTKVMAVPELVKDGLNGFAIEPGDREALKKAIFNLINDPNLRLSMGMKGKELAKERFDAIFNCRKITQIFSEVSNNK; translated from the coding sequence ATGTCTGAATTAACGAATAAAAAAAATATAAAAGTGTTGAGCCTGAATCATTATATTCTAGGACACGCTACTTATCAAAATATATTAGAAAGAACATTTAGAGAACATATTCCAGAAGTTGAATTTAATTCATTACATTTAACTGATTATTTTAAAGAAGATTTTTTGGGACGCTTAGTATACTGGCTGTTGAGTAAACGCTTACCCGGTTTAGGTAAAAAAGATTATGATTTTTCCAGATGGCGTACTGAGTTAGCTGATTCCTTCTTCGGTCGTCGCTGTCTAGAGAAAGCTTTGAAAAATTATCAGCCAGATGTTATTCACATTCATACTCAATCAATTGCTTACTTAGTCGGATCGATATTTAAAAATTATCCCACCGTGATTTCTATTGACTATACTTCTGCTTTATTAGCAAAAGAACGGGGATTTCCAGCGAACATTACTTATAAACCAATTATAAATATGGAAAAAAAATGCTTTCAAAAAGCATCCCATATTATCGCTTGTTCTGAAAGGTCTCTATCTTCGGTAATAAATGACTATAGAATTTCACCCAATAAAGTTACTAATATTCATTATGGTGTGCCTTTAAACTTATTTAATGAAGATAATAAAAAAAAAGATTTTAATCCCAAAAAGATTAAGTTACTATTTGTAGGTAATGATTTTCAGAGAAAGGGTGGAGAAGACTTAATAGCAGTGTTTCAGAAATATTTTACTCATGTCTGCGAACTAGATATTGTTAGTAATGCTTCTCTAAACTTGCCTAGTATGTCTAATCTTCGGATTCACAAAGGCGTTTTTCCACTCTCGCTTGAAATGCTCCAACTTTATAAAGCAGCAGATATATTTATAATGCCTACACATGAGGATGTTTATGGTATGGTATTTATTGAAGCAATGGCAGCCGGATTACCTTGTATAGGGACTAAAGTTATGGCCGTGCCAGAATTAGTTAAAGATGGCTTAAACGGCTTTGCAATCGAACCAGGCGATCGGGAAGCTTTAAAAAAAGCTATTTTCAACCTAATAAACGATCCTAATTTAAGGCTATCGATGGGAATGAAAGGAAAAGAATTAGCCAAAGAAAGATTTGACGCAATTTTTAATTGCAGAAAAATTACTCAAATTTTTAGTGAAGTATCTAATAATAAATAA
- a CDS encoding glycosyltransferase has protein sequence MLSKLFQNRIFKFIIAGGVAAVFNLLLIYALIEMLNFNTPVLRNVANVIAIEISLVFSFFLYRIWVWPGGNWTFREVWLRQLPLYHMSAGSAIIARSFIVFPLLDWLGIDYKINTLIGILINASLNYLISDKLVFKSQSKQSKYPNQNKAEPENELYYPEGLGIALENNAGLPRNNEREIGSSPSTKGGKLEVLSVVIPAYNEEGSIVDTIESITNLLEEKFIPYEILVVNDNSKDRTEELLQYLNSQNSKVRYINNYYPNGFGFAVRCGLENFKGDAVAIVMADSSDAPENIVDYYYQLQQGYECVFGSRFIKGGKVIDYPIHKLIVNRLANLFIQILFGLKFNDTTNAFKIYKKEVIEGVSPLLSHHFNLTVELPLKAIIRGYSYTTIPIIWRNRKTGVSKLKIKEMGSRYLFIVLYVFLEKMLSRGDYKRKHTKHSSIRIKA, from the coding sequence ATGTTATCAAAGCTATTTCAGAATCGGATCTTCAAGTTTATTATTGCAGGTGGTGTAGCAGCAGTATTCAATTTATTGCTGATCTATGCGTTGATCGAGATGCTAAATTTTAATACTCCTGTTTTACGGAATGTTGCGAATGTAATTGCGATAGAGATATCATTGGTATTTAGTTTTTTCTTATATCGAATTTGGGTTTGGCCAGGAGGAAATTGGACGTTTAGAGAAGTATGGTTGCGACAGCTGCCTCTTTACCATATGTCTGCTGGCTCTGCTATCATAGCACGCAGTTTTATTGTATTTCCTCTCCTAGATTGGCTGGGTATAGATTACAAAATAAATACCTTAATAGGAATATTGATCAATGCCTCCCTCAATTATTTAATTAGTGACAAACTGGTATTTAAAAGTCAATCTAAACAGTCTAAATACCCAAACCAAAATAAAGCGGAACCAGAAAATGAATTGTATTATCCGGAAGGCTTAGGTATTGCCTTAGAAAATAACGCTGGTTTACCAAGAAACAATGAGAGAGAAATAGGTAGTTCTCCATCAACAAAGGGTGGTAAATTAGAAGTCTTGTCAGTGGTAATTCCCGCTTACAATGAAGAAGGATCTATTGTAGATACTATTGAATCTATTACTAATTTATTAGAGGAGAAATTTATTCCATACGAAATATTAGTGGTAAATGATAATAGTAAAGATCGCACAGAAGAATTATTGCAGTACCTCAATTCACAAAACAGCAAAGTACGCTATATCAATAACTATTACCCTAATGGTTTTGGCTTTGCAGTGCGGTGCGGCTTAGAAAATTTTAAAGGAGACGCAGTTGCAATTGTAATGGCTGATAGTTCGGATGCTCCAGAAAATATAGTTGATTACTATTATCAATTGCAGCAAGGGTATGAATGCGTATTCGGTTCTCGGTTTATTAAAGGAGGAAAAGTAATTGATTATCCTATTCATAAATTGATAGTGAATCGTTTAGCTAATCTATTCATACAAATATTATTTGGGCTGAAATTTAACGATACAACGAATGCTTTTAAAATTTACAAAAAAGAAGTAATAGAGGGTGTTTCTCCACTTTTATCGCACCACTTCAATTTAACAGTTGAATTACCTTTAAAAGCGATAATTAGAGGTTATTCATATACAACTATACCAATCATATGGCGTAACCGTAAAACAGGGGTTTCTAAGTTGAAAATAAAGGAAATGGGTAGCCGATACTTGTTTATTGTTCTCTACGTATTTCTAGAAAAAATGCTTTCTAGGGGAGATTACAAACGTAAGCATACTAAGCATAGCTCGATTCGCATTAAAGCTTAA